A region of Fusobacteriaceae bacterium DNA encodes the following proteins:
- a CDS encoding nucleotidyltransferase family protein: MEATGLIVEYNPFHNGHALHLQKARELAPDAVMAAVMSGDYVQRGEPALLPKEKRADLAIAAGVDLVAELPPFYSTQTAEIFAWGAVGILGELGCGRIVFGSECNDRALLGSVAARTETVRFREKLRQRLKEGLSFPKAYALALETEASLEANDILGVEYIRAARAHGKPMALIPVKRIERRESSADVRDGITSSSEIRARIAAGDYDNAYVPEETARVLMNSGHRGLLVDLNACYPLLRYRILSDPGLLGEIQDMEEGFENRLAAAAKKHQAFPAFFEAVRTKRYTAARTQRILIHALLGLTKAVTAAARTEIPYVRVLRYNERGRSYLNALKKTGNEKILTTWQNCTRKFSGSRIDLINFSRKSEIFYHMIWKEQ; encoded by the coding sequence ATGGAAGCCACGGGCCTTATCGTCGAATACAACCCCTTTCACAACGGGCACGCCCTGCATCTGCAAAAAGCCCGGGAGCTTGCCCCGGACGCGGTAATGGCAGCCGTCATGAGCGGGGATTATGTCCAGCGGGGGGAACCGGCCCTGCTGCCCAAGGAAAAGCGGGCGGACCTTGCCATAGCCGCGGGGGTCGATCTCGTCGCGGAACTCCCGCCTTTTTATTCGACGCAAACGGCGGAAATCTTCGCCTGGGGGGCCGTAGGCATCCTCGGGGAACTGGGTTGCGGACGGATCGTCTTCGGCTCCGAATGCAACGATCGGGCCCTTCTGGGAAGCGTCGCGGCCCGGACGGAAACGGTTCGCTTCCGGGAAAAGCTCAGGCAAAGGCTCAAAGAAGGTTTATCTTTTCCCAAGGCGTACGCGCTGGCTCTGGAAACGGAGGCGAGCTTGGAGGCAAACGACATTTTGGGCGTCGAGTATATCCGCGCCGCCCGCGCCCACGGGAAACCCATGGCGCTCATTCCCGTAAAAAGAATCGAGCGGCGGGAATCGTCGGCCGATGTACGGGACGGGATCACAAGCAGTTCGGAAATCCGGGCCAGGATCGCGGCAGGGGACTATGACAACGCTTACGTCCCCGAAGAAACGGCACGCGTCCTCATGAACTCAGGCCACCGGGGCCTTCTGGTCGATCTCAACGCCTGCTATCCGCTGCTCCGCTACCGGATCCTCTCCGATCCCGGACTCCTTGGGGAAATCCAGGATATGGAGGAAGGCTTTGAAAACCGGCTTGCGGCGGCGGCCAAAAAACACCAGGCTTTTCCCGCTTTTTTTGAAGCCGTGCGAACGAAGCGCTACACGGCCGCGCGAACGCAGCGCATTTTGATTCACGCGCTTTTGGGTCTCACCAAGGCCGTAACGGCCGCGGCCCGGACGGAAATCCCTTATGTCCGCGTATTGCGGTACAACGAGCGGGGCCGGAGCTATCTCAACGCGCTGAAAAAAACCGGCAATGAAAAGATCCTCACGACATGGCAGAATTGCACCAGGAAATTTTCCGGATCACGGATTGATTTGATCAATTTTTCCAGAAAATCCGAAATATTCTATCACATGATATGGAAAGAACAATAA
- a CDS encoding CoA transferase: protein MGKALQNLKILDFSTLLPGPLATMHLGDLGAEVLRVTTGTRQDILERQPPLIAENGCSAVTAQLNRNKRSILLNLREPEAVEIVKRLIQDYDILIEQFRPGVMKRLGLDYDTLSAIQPGLIYCSITGYGHGNSMSQRAGHDINYLALGGVSGYSGTGDMAPQLTGIQIADLAGGSCNAIIGILAAVIHRMETGKGQFIDISMTDGVMALNAIEGAACLVTGQAPKPGAALLNGGTIYDNYATKDGKTVSFGGLEEKFKREFCKRLGHDEWADSNIEGDPAVKAEIRAIIKGKTLAEWKTLMADADCCFEPVLDLNEVFESRLARERQMVVDVPVEGGGTVRQIGSPFKFSETPASYVHAGRAASLGETREVLRGFSYTDAEIDGFISHGALK, encoded by the coding sequence ATGGGAAAAGCATTACAAAATTTAAAAATCCTTGATTTTTCAACGCTTTTGCCCGGACCCCTGGCAACCATGCACTTGGGGGACCTGGGGGCGGAGGTGTTGCGGGTGACCACAGGGACGAGACAGGATATTCTGGAGCGGCAGCCGCCCCTGATCGCGGAAAACGGGTGTTCGGCGGTGACGGCCCAGCTCAACCGGAACAAGCGCTCGATTCTTCTGAACCTCAGGGAACCCGAGGCCGTGGAGATCGTCAAGCGCCTGATTCAGGACTACGATATCCTCATTGAGCAGTTTCGTCCGGGGGTGATGAAACGTCTCGGGTTGGACTACGACACCCTGTCGGCCATACAACCGGGGCTGATCTATTGCTCCATAACGGGCTACGGGCATGGAAATTCCATGTCGCAAAGGGCAGGGCACGATATCAATTATCTGGCATTGGGCGGCGTTTCCGGGTATTCCGGAACGGGAGACATGGCGCCGCAGTTGACGGGAATCCAGATCGCCGATCTGGCGGGGGGCTCCTGTAATGCGATAATCGGTATCCTGGCGGCCGTGATCCATCGGATGGAAACCGGAAAAGGGCAATTTATCGATATCTCCATGACGGACGGCGTCATGGCCTTGAACGCCATCGAAGGGGCGGCGTGCCTCGTGACGGGGCAGGCCCCGAAGCCGGGCGCGGCGCTTTTGAACGGCGGGACCATCTATGACAATTATGCCACCAAAGACGGCAAAACCGTAAGCTTCGGCGGCCTCGAGGAAAAATTCAAGCGGGAATTCTGCAAGCGCCTGGGCCATGACGAATGGGCGGACAGCAATATCGAGGGGGATCCCGCGGTAAAGGCGGAAATCCGGGCGATCATCAAAGGGAAGACCCTCGCCGAGTGGAAGACCCTCATGGCCGACGCCGATTGCTGCTTCGAGCCCGTCCTCGATCTCAACGAAGTCTTTGAAAGCAGGCTCGCCCGGGAGCGGCAAATGGTCGTTGACGTCCCCGTCGAGGGCGGCGGAACCGTGCGGCAGATCGGAAGCCCCTTCAAGTTTTCGGAAACGCCGGCAAGCTATGTCCACGCGGGCAGAGCGGCCTCCCTGGGAGAGACCCGGGAAGTCCTGCGGGGATTTTCTTACACCGACGCCGAGATCGACGGCTTTATCAGCCACGGCGCGCTGAAATAA
- a CDS encoding amidohydrolase: MTDIGKLAGVAKDYIIERRRWYHSHPELSFKEEKTTEAIISDLKALGITEITPMTGGWYGCVGVIEGRKEGPTVLLRADIDALPVTEESGLPYASQNPGVMHACGHDTHIAMLLGAAKILQSVRAELPGRVKLLFQPAEEFVSGAKEVIRQGFLDDVNACYGVHINSVLPSGAFDFCEGERMAAGDGLKITVEGMSAHGSAPHLGHDAIVAAGAIIGGVQAVVSRFNNPLSPLVVTLGTIHGGQRANIIPQKVVMEGTVRYFDRNLMTKVIDEIKQVTENMAAAYGCAGSVEYRHGVDPLSNTDKRLVELARGAVTKLFGKDKLIDLEKNTGGEDFSFYMDKVPGVFGNVGARSDAIPESALSLHHEKFSPDEEALAKGAAVAAQFAVDYLAAGK; the protein is encoded by the coding sequence ATGACGGATATCGGAAAACTCGCCGGAGTGGCGAAAGATTATATCATTGAGCGGAGACGCTGGTACCACAGTCATCCGGAGCTCTCCTTCAAGGAAGAAAAAACCACGGAGGCCATAATTTCTGATCTCAAGGCCCTCGGCATTACGGAAATCACGCCCATGACCGGCGGCTGGTACGGCTGCGTCGGCGTCATCGAAGGGAGAAAAGAGGGCCCCACGGTACTGCTGCGGGCGGATATCGACGCCCTTCCGGTCACGGAAGAAAGCGGGTTGCCCTACGCCTCACAAAATCCAGGCGTTATGCACGCCTGCGGGCATGATACGCATATCGCCATGCTCCTGGGCGCGGCCAAAATCCTGCAAAGCGTCCGGGCGGAACTCCCGGGCAGGGTAAAGCTCCTGTTTCAGCCGGCCGAAGAATTTGTCAGCGGCGCCAAGGAAGTCATCCGGCAGGGATTTTTGGACGACGTGAACGCCTGCTACGGCGTACACATCAACTCGGTCCTGCCCTCGGGGGCCTTTGATTTTTGTGAAGGGGAGCGCATGGCCGCCGGAGACGGTCTGAAGATTACCGTGGAAGGCATGAGCGCCCACGGGTCGGCCCCTCATCTGGGCCATGACGCCATCGTGGCGGCGGGCGCGATCATCGGCGGCGTTCAGGCCGTCGTCAGTCGCTTCAACAACCCGCTTTCCCCTCTTGTCGTCACACTGGGGACGATCCACGGCGGGCAGCGGGCCAACATTATCCCCCAAAAAGTCGTTATGGAAGGGACCGTCCGCTATTTCGACCGGAATCTAATGACCAAGGTCATCGACGAAATCAAACAGGTGACGGAAAACATGGCCGCCGCCTACGGTTGCGCGGGATCTGTGGAGTACAGGCACGGCGTCGATCCCCTGAGCAATACGGACAAGCGTCTTGTGGAGCTTGCCCGAGGGGCCGTCACGAAACTTTTCGGGAAGGACAAGCTCATTGACCTTGAAAAAAATACCGGCGGGGAAGATTTTTCCTTTTATATGGACAAGGTCCCCGGCGTTTTCGGCAATGTGGGGGCAAGATCCGACGCGATTCCCGAGTCGGCCCTGAGCCTTCATCACGAAAAATTCTCGCCCGACGAGGAGGCCCTCGCCAAAGGCGCGGCGGTGGCGGCGCAATTTGCCGTGGATTACCTCGCGGCCGGAAAATAA
- a CDS encoding MFS transporter has translation MQATETKILPRSIQIFYGVGVSYAIVDQIFSQWLLYFYLPPENSGLKPVMAPLLISLALVISRFVDMVTDPVVGYASDRFHSRWGRRIPFVAVGILPLVLTTLAFFYPPVGREITSFIYLAITGSLFFTFYTIVGAPYNALIPEIGNTKETRLNLSTWQSIFRLVYTAVAMILPGVLIKTLGKGDVTRGVRGMVMILCVLCLAGGLVTVFLVPENKYSTGGTNEANFRDTLKIAFRNRAFVLYLFGLLFFFVGFNNLRAAMNYIVEDIMGYGKGAITLASAILFGMSALFFYPTNKLSAKYGYRRVMLACLTLLVIFTAMLFFLGKFLPVSFGFVLFALMGIPIAGAAFIFPPAMLSEIGSKISQTSGQHIEGVCFGIQGFFLKMAFMLSILILPILLVSGGSAGLREAITGVGHTVEKSGIYLTMLVSAASFAVSFIFYYIYRD, from the coding sequence ATGCAGGCAACGGAAACGAAAATTTTACCGCGCAGCATACAGATTTTCTACGGCGTCGGCGTCAGTTACGCCATCGTGGACCAGATTTTTTCCCAATGGCTGCTGTATTTTTATCTGCCGCCGGAAAATTCGGGATTGAAGCCCGTCATGGCCCCGCTCCTGATCTCGCTGGCCCTGGTGATCTCCCGCTTCGTCGATATGGTCACGGACCCCGTCGTGGGCTACGCCTCCGACCGCTTTCACAGCCGCTGGGGGCGGCGGATTCCCTTTGTGGCCGTTGGCATCCTCCCGCTGGTTTTGACGACGCTGGCCTTTTTTTATCCGCCGGTGGGCAGGGAAATCACGAGCTTTATCTATCTCGCGATCACGGGATCGCTGTTTTTTACGTTTTATACGATCGTTGGGGCCCCTTATAACGCGCTGATTCCGGAGATCGGTAATACCAAAGAAACGAGGCTCAACCTCTCGACGTGGCAGTCCATTTTCCGGCTGGTCTATACGGCCGTGGCCATGATCCTCCCCGGCGTTCTGATCAAGACTCTGGGCAAAGGGGACGTGACCCGGGGCGTCCGGGGCATGGTCATGATCCTTTGCGTACTCTGCCTCGCGGGCGGGCTCGTGACGGTCTTTCTCGTTCCCGAAAACAAGTATTCCACAGGAGGGACCAACGAGGCCAATTTTCGGGATACGCTCAAAATCGCCTTCCGAAACAGAGCTTTTGTGCTGTATCTCTTTGGGCTCCTGTTCTTTTTCGTGGGTTTCAACAACCTCAGGGCCGCCATGAATTATATTGTGGAGGACATCATGGGCTACGGCAAGGGCGCCATCACCTTGGCGTCGGCGATTCTTTTCGGCATGTCGGCGCTCTTTTTCTACCCGACAAACAAGCTCTCGGCCAAATACGGCTACCGGCGGGTCATGCTGGCATGTCTTACGCTTTTGGTCATCTTTACCGCCATGCTGTTCTTTCTGGGAAAATTTCTTCCGGTCTCCTTCGGTTTTGTCCTCTTTGCCCTGATGGGCATCCCCATCGCGGGGGCGGCTTTCATCTTCCCGCCGGCCATGTTGAGCGAAATCGGCTCAAAGATCAGCCAAACGAGCGGGCAACACATCGAAGGGGTCTGCTTCGGAATCCAGGGTTTCTTTTTAAAAATGGCCTTTATGCTCTCGATCCTGATCCTGCCGATCCTCTTGGTTTCCGGAGGCAGCGCTGGCCTGCGGGAAGCGATAACCGGCGTCGGCCACACGGTCGAAAAAAGCGGCATTTATCTCACAATGCTCGTCTCAGCCGCGTCATTCGCCGTTTCGTTTATATTCTACTATATTTATAGAGATTAA
- a CDS encoding amidohydrolase: MDIKQLAEKYENWIIGRRRWYHAHPELTRYEEKTTAALLADMREMGITDIQPFKEGWHGFIAAIKGRGPGGTVMLRADIDALPVKEETGLPFASENEGKMHACGHDAHMAMLLGAAKILRDIRDEFPGTVKLLFQPAEEWGLGAPEVMRQGGLEGVDALYGVHVWSSLPALAFNFESGDRMAGAGKGSIVIKGAGAHGSAPHLGHDAIVAASAVVMGIQTIVSRMRDPLKPLVVGVGTIEGGEGYNIIPSRVEMSLTIRFYDETLGRAVGEMIRDVAERTAKAYGCEAEVSYHFGVKPLKNSAANLVRIAQDAVTKLYGEESLLPMEKLTSSEDFANYGEKVPYVFGFVGVQSPDVPGSEQNNHNKCFTVDERILSRGAAVAAQFARDYLKESGVEK, encoded by the coding sequence ATGGACATCAAACAATTGGCGGAAAAATACGAAAACTGGATCATCGGGCGCAGGCGCTGGTATCACGCCCATCCCGAACTGACCCGATACGAAGAAAAAACAACGGCGGCTCTGCTCGCTGATATGCGTGAAATGGGCATTACGGATATACAGCCCTTTAAGGAGGGCTGGCACGGCTTTATTGCCGCGATAAAGGGAAGGGGGCCCGGCGGGACTGTCATGCTCAGGGCCGATATCGACGCCCTTCCCGTAAAAGAAGAGACCGGATTGCCTTTTGCCTCTGAAAACGAGGGAAAAATGCACGCCTGCGGTCACGACGCCCATATGGCCATGCTTCTGGGCGCGGCAAAAATTCTCCGGGACATCCGGGATGAATTTCCGGGGACCGTGAAGCTTCTGTTTCAGCCCGCGGAGGAATGGGGACTGGGCGCGCCGGAAGTCATGCGGCAGGGAGGACTCGAGGGCGTAGACGCCCTCTATGGCGTTCATGTCTGGTCAAGTCTGCCGGCCCTCGCGTTCAATTTTGAATCCGGAGACCGGATGGCGGGCGCGGGTAAGGGAAGCATCGTCATCAAGGGGGCTGGCGCCCACGGATCCGCCCCCCATCTGGGCCACGACGCCATTGTGGCCGCAAGCGCCGTAGTCATGGGGATCCAGACGATTGTGAGCCGTATGCGGGATCCGCTGAAGCCGCTTGTGGTCGGCGTCGGTACCATAGAAGGCGGCGAGGGTTACAACATCATTCCCTCCCGCGTGGAAATGAGTCTCACGATTCGTTTTTACGACGAGACCCTCGGCAGAGCCGTCGGAGAAATGATCCGGGACGTGGCGGAAAGGACAGCCAAAGCCTACGGCTGCGAGGCGGAAGTCAGCTATCATTTCGGCGTAAAGCCTCTTAAAAACAGCGCCGCCAATCTTGTCCGGATCGCGCAAGACGCGGTTACCAAACTGTACGGGGAAGAGAGTTTGCTTCCCATGGAAAAGCTCACGAGCTCGGAAGATTTTGCCAACTACGGGGAAAAAGTTCCCTATGTCTTCGGTTTTGTGGGCGTACAGAGCCCCGATGTCCCGGGTTCGGAGCAAAACAACCACAACAAGTGTTTCACGGTGGACGAGCGAATCCTCTCGCGGGGGGCTGCGGTCGCGGCGCAGTTCGCGCGGGATTATCTCAAAGAAAGCGGGGTGGAAAAATGA
- a CDS encoding basic amino acid ABC transporter substrate-binding protein, which translates to MKKIVKLFMLLLVVFSGALMADDKVYIVGTNAEYPPFEYIENNKISGFDADLIELVAERAGFKYKWDNREFKGIIPAMQTGTIDVAIAGMSITEERAKNVNFSIPYLSSPAAILTNTINPIKSMDPKDLEGKTYGAELGTTKEAAAKKIKDSKVMSYDSNTAALMALIAGKVDAIVMDESVAKEYYENNKTKTLYVGVLQQEDKAIAVVKSNPELLEKINKALQSLIDDGTVKKLREKYKI; encoded by the coding sequence ATGAAGAAGATTGTAAAACTGTTTATGCTGTTGCTGGTCGTTTTTAGCGGCGCGCTCATGGCTGACGACAAGGTGTACATCGTGGGGACCAACGCGGAATATCCGCCCTTCGAATACATCGAAAACAATAAAATCAGCGGTTTTGACGCCGACCTGATCGAGCTCGTGGCCGAACGGGCGGGCTTCAAGTACAAGTGGGACAACAGGGAATTCAAGGGCATCATTCCCGCCATGCAGACGGGAACCATTGACGTCGCCATCGCCGGCATGAGCATTACCGAAGAAAGAGCGAAAAACGTGAACTTCTCGATCCCCTATCTTTCCTCGCCGGCGGCGATTCTGACGAACACGATCAATCCCATCAAGAGCATGGATCCCAAGGATCTCGAAGGAAAGACCTACGGCGCGGAGCTCGGCACCACGAAAGAAGCGGCCGCCAAAAAGATCAAGGATTCCAAGGTAATGTCCTATGACAGCAACACCGCCGCCCTGATGGCTCTGATCGCTGGAAAAGTGGACGCCATCGTTATGGACGAGTCCGTGGCCAAGGAATATTATGAAAACAACAAGACCAAGACGCTGTATGTGGGCGTATTGCAGCAGGAAGACAAGGCCATTGCCGTCGTAAAAAGCAATCCGGAGCTCCTGGAGAAAATCAATAAGGCCCTGCAGAGCCTGATCGACGACGGGACGGTCAAGAAATTGCGGGAAAAATATAAGATCTGA
- a CDS encoding aminotransferase class I/II-fold pyridoxal phosphate-dependent enzyme, producing the protein MRSIISDKFAVLARPMGSARKTESKLPFINLGIGDLDITTDEIVIEKAMADAKAGYTHYTDPQGLMDLRKLISDYHKKCFTNYEFEPKDIFVTTSASHGLYLTMLAIMNPGDEVILLAPYFPLYALQIKANGGTPVVVQTKFENNFQLVREDIEAAVTPKTKAIVMNTPGNPSGVCYSRQSLEILRDLAVKYDLLVIADEVYDYYSYDTAFIPAITIEGMQDRCISVCSYSKNFAMTGWRVGYVISVVDRLVEVMEYANEPMVYSAPAPSQRAAYHAMLDYERIRAKNVPIFRERIDYCYDRIAKMPKLKCFKSQGGIYLFPDVRGTGMSGTEFSDELFRKYNVNVIDGAGFGTPGFVRIACTLDLGLMKEAFDRIEEFVR; encoded by the coding sequence ATGCGATCGATCATATCAGACAAATTTGCCGTGCTGGCGAGGCCCATGGGGAGCGCCAGGAAAACGGAAAGCAAACTGCCCTTTATCAATCTCGGGATCGGGGATCTCGACATCACCACAGACGAGATTGTCATCGAAAAGGCCATGGCCGACGCCAAGGCGGGCTATACGCACTATACGGACCCGCAGGGGCTCATGGATCTGCGGAAACTTATCAGCGACTACCACAAAAAATGTTTTACGAACTATGAATTTGAGCCCAAAGACATCTTCGTCACGACGAGCGCCTCCCACGGTCTGTACCTGACCATGCTGGCCATCATGAACCCCGGCGACGAAGTCATTCTGCTGGCGCCCTATTTTCCCCTCTACGCGCTGCAAATCAAAGCAAACGGCGGAACGCCCGTCGTTGTCCAGACAAAATTCGAAAACAACTTCCAGCTCGTCAGGGAAGATATCGAAGCTGCCGTTACGCCGAAGACCAAGGCCATCGTCATGAATACGCCGGGCAATCCTTCGGGCGTCTGCTACAGCCGACAGAGCCTCGAGATCCTCCGGGATCTGGCCGTCAAATATGATCTGCTGGTTATCGCCGACGAGGTCTATGACTATTATTCCTACGACACGGCTTTTATCCCCGCCATTACCATAGAGGGTATGCAGGACCGCTGCATCTCCGTCTGCAGCTACAGCAAGAATTTCGCCATGACCGGCTGGCGGGTCGGCTACGTGATCTCCGTCGTGGACAGGCTCGTCGAAGTCATGGAATACGCCAACGAACCCATGGTCTACAGCGCGCCGGCGCCTTCCCAAAGGGCCGCCTACCACGCCATGCTGGACTATGAGCGGATTCGGGCGAAGAACGTCCCCATTTTTCGCGAAAGGATAGACTACTGCTACGACAGAATCGCCAAAATGCCCAAGCTGAAATGCTTCAAGAGCCAAGGCGGCATTTACCTCTTCCCCGACGTCAGGGGGACCGGCATGTCCGGAACGGAATTTTCCGACGAGCTCTTCCGGAAATACAATGTGAACGTCATCGACGGCGCGGGCTTCGGAACGCCCGGTTTTGTCAGGATCGCCTGCACCCTGGACCTCGGTCTCATGAAGGAGGCCTTTGACCGGATCGAGGAATTTGTCCGCTAA
- a CDS encoding AbgT family transporter, translating to MAVEAVQKKSVLDRFLSAVERVGNKLPDSNLLFILLALAVAVISAICAAANVSAIHPATGAEIKAWSILTKEGIRWAIKATLVNFTGFAPLGVVMVALVGTGIAEKSNFLTVFMSKILGSAPPKLVTAAIIFVSINGNMAGDSAFVFMPPLAAVVFLGLGRSPMLGMYIAFGSVAAGFCANLFINGLDFLIAPLTAQAAKFIDPAYETTAANNWYYLIVSCILLTIVGTLVAEYFLAPRFEGVDISKYNFDKSMLNLTPQQQKGLKWAIISLVLAILLIVVLCIGKEALLRDENGSLISLGSTLMAGLLVVTTFLFFVPSAVYGFVSGQYKSHRDLFNSMTEAFKDMAPYVMLCIFCGQFTAYFNKSNLGAILAIKSAELLQPVKQYPIPLLVGIVIISCIVNLFIGSSSAKWTILAPVFVPMMMILGYDPSLTQIAYRMGDSITNPLSVLFPYFPILLGIARRYEKETGVGSIVANMIPISFCFGVTWIVLLIIWVVFKLPLGPGGQLFLPNFQALLSAFHFA from the coding sequence ATGGCAGTAGAAGCAGTACAGAAAAAATCTGTTCTCGACAGATTTTTGAGCGCCGTGGAACGGGTGGGAAACAAATTGCCCGATTCCAACTTGTTGTTTATTTTGCTGGCCCTGGCGGTCGCGGTAATTTCAGCGATCTGCGCGGCGGCCAATGTTTCCGCCATTCATCCGGCCACAGGGGCCGAGATCAAGGCATGGAGCATTTTGACCAAAGAGGGCATCCGCTGGGCCATCAAGGCCACATTGGTGAATTTCACCGGATTCGCGCCTCTGGGCGTCGTAATGGTCGCTCTGGTCGGCACCGGCATTGCCGAAAAAAGCAACTTTTTGACGGTATTTATGAGTAAAATCCTTGGATCCGCGCCGCCGAAACTGGTGACGGCCGCGATCATATTCGTGTCCATCAACGGAAATATGGCCGGCGACTCGGCGTTCGTATTCATGCCGCCTCTGGCCGCCGTCGTGTTCCTGGGTCTCGGAAGATCTCCGATGCTCGGCATGTACATCGCCTTCGGATCCGTTGCGGCAGGATTCTGCGCGAATCTCTTCATCAACGGCCTTGATTTCCTCATTGCGCCGCTGACCGCCCAGGCCGCCAAGTTCATCGACCCGGCCTATGAGACCACAGCCGCCAACAACTGGTATTATCTGATCGTTTCCTGTATCCTTTTGACCATCGTGGGGACCCTTGTGGCCGAGTACTTCCTGGCCCCCCGCTTTGAAGGCGTGGACATCAGCAAATACAATTTCGACAAATCCATGCTCAACTTGACGCCCCAGCAGCAGAAAGGACTCAAATGGGCGATTATTTCCCTTGTTCTCGCGATCCTTCTGATCGTTGTCCTCTGTATCGGCAAAGAAGCGCTTTTACGGGATGAAAACGGCTCCCTGATTTCTCTGGGATCCACGCTGATGGCGGGGCTTCTGGTTGTGACGACGTTCCTCTTCTTTGTCCCCAGCGCCGTGTACGGCTTCGTATCGGGACAGTACAAGAGCCACAGGGATCTCTTCAACAGCATGACCGAGGCTTTCAAAGACATGGCCCCCTACGTAATGCTCTGTATCTTCTGCGGACAGTTTACCGCTTACTTCAACAAGAGCAACCTCGGCGCCATCCTGGCCATCAAGAGCGCGGAGCTGCTCCAGCCCGTAAAACAATATCCGATTCCGCTTTTGGTGGGTATCGTTATCATTTCCTGCATCGTCAACCTCTTTATCGGTTCCTCCTCGGCCAAATGGACCATCCTGGCCCCGGTATTCGTACCGATGATGATGATCCTGGGCTACGACCCGTCTTTGACCCAGATCGCCTACAGAATGGGCGACTCCATCACGAATCCGCTGTCCGTGCTCTTCCCCTATTTCCCGATTCTCTTGGGAATCGCGCGGCGCTATGAGAAAGAAACCGGCGTCGGCAGCATTGTGGCCAACATGATCCCGATTTCCTTCTGTTTCGGCGTGACCTGGATCGTGCTGCTCATTATCTGGGTGGTCTTCAAACTGCCGCTGGGACCCGGCGGACAGTTGTTCCTGCCGAACTTCCAGGCTTTGCTTTCGGCGTTCCACTTTGCGTAA
- the rpsT gene encoding 30S ribosomal protein S20: protein MAHSKSAKKRILVAEKHRERNQSVKTRVKTMAKKVVAAIETNDTEASNKALSVAYKELDKAVSKGILKKNTASRRKSRLAAKVNAIGKETN from the coding sequence TTGGCACATTCCAAATCCGCGAAAAAGAGAATTCTCGTCGCAGAAAAGCACCGGGAGCGGAACCAGTCAGTGAAGACGAGAGTGAAAACCATGGCGAAAAAAGTAGTGGCGGCCATTGAGACAAACGATACCGAAGCGTCCAACAAAGCGCTGTCCGTCGCTTACAAAGAGCTGGACAAAGCGGTCAGCAAAGGCATACTCAAGAAAAATACAGCGTCCAGGAGAAAATCCAGACTGGCGGCGAAAGTCAACGCAATCGGAAAAGAAACAAATTAA